The nucleotide window AAATCTGTTTGACGATCAGGGGTGCCAGCCCAAGGGAGGGTTCATCCAGCAGCAGTACTGTGGGCCGTGACATCAATGCCCTTGATATGGCAAGCATTTGCTGTTCACCTCCGCTTAAGGTTCCGCCTGCCTGGTTTTTTCTTTCAGCCAGTATGGGAAACAGCGTGTAAACATAGTCCAGATCTTTTGTGATGTTGTTTGTGTCATTGCGTAAAAAAGCACCCATGTCAAGATTTTCAGCAACCGTGAGGTAAGGAAAAATTCTTCGGCCTTCGGGAACCTGGCAGATGCCCATTTTGACAATTTCTTCGGGCGGCATTGCTGTTATATCAAGGCCTTTAAACTCTATTCTGCCGCGTTTGGCCGGAACAATGCCGCTGGTTGTCATCAAGGCGGTGGATTTTCCCGCTCCATTGGCTCCTATAAGGGATA belongs to Desulfobacula toluolica Tol2 and includes:
- a CDS encoding ABC transporter ATP-binding protein, encoding MLKLSNIHTYYGNIHALKGIDLEVKEGEIISLIGANGAGKSTALMTTSGIVPAKRGRIEFKGLDITAMPPEEIVKMGICQVPEGRRIFPYLTVAENLDMGAFLRNDTNNITKDLDYVYTLFPILAERKNQAGGTLSGGEQQMLAISRALMSRPTVLLLDEPSLGLAPLIVKQIFSIIKKINEEQNTTIFIVEQNANLALKKAHRGYVMENGVITLTDTGTNLLANEDVKKAYLGI